The genomic window TGGTCGTCGAGCTCGACCCGCAGGGCCGGGTCTGCCGGCTCAACCGCGCGCTCGAGCAGCTGCTCGACTGCGCCGCAGCCGACCTCGCCGGCGCCGACTGGTTCCGCACGGTATCTCCGCCCGAGCAGTATGCGGGCATCCGCGATCGCCTGGCGCGGATGCTGCGTACCGGCGACGGCGACCGCTTCGAGAGTCACCTCGTCACGCCGGCCGGCGGCGAGCGCCAGGTGGTCTGGCGCAGCAGCCCGGCGATCGAGGGCGAGCGCGTCGTCGGCACGCTCTGCGTCGGCGTCGACGTCACCGAGCAGCGCCGTGCCGAGGCCCGCCTGGCGGTCAGCGAACAGGCGCTGCGCGAGGCGCAGAGCGTCGCCCAGATCGGCAGCTGGGTGCGCGACTACCGCAGCGGCGAACTGCACTGGTCGGACGAGATGTTCCGCATCCTCGGTTTCGAGCCGACGCAGGCCCGGCCGTCGATGGGCGCCTTTCTCGCCGCGGTCCATCCGGACGACCGCGGCGAGGTCGAGCAGGCCCACCGCCAGGCGCTCGCCAACCACCGCCCGTGCGACCTCCGCCACCGCCTGCTGCTGCCCGACGGCACGCTGAAATACGTGCACCAGCGCGCCGAAGTCTGCTTCGCCGGCGGCGGTCGGCCGGAGCGCGTGGTCGGCGTCCTTCAGGACGTGACCATGACGGTCCTGCAGGAGCTGGCGCTGCAGCAGAGCGAAGAACTGTTCCGCACCGTCGCCGACTACACCTACGACTGGGAATACTGGCAGGGCCGGCAGCGCGAGATGCTCTACATCAGCCCCTCGTGCGAGCGCGTCACCGGCTATTCGCAGATCGAATTCGTCCGCGACCCGGACCTGATCCGCCGCATCGTCCATCCCGACGACCGGGCGCGCTTCGATGCGCACCTGTGCGAGTTCGAGTGCGCGCACGACCTGCAGATCGAATTCCGCATCGTCACCAAGCGCGGCGAGGAACGCTGGATCTCGCACGGCTGCCGGCCGGTCGTCGCCAAGGACGGCCGGCGCAACGGCCGGCGGGTCAACAACCGCGACATCACCGAGTTGAAGGCGGCCGAGCTGCGGGCGCACCAGCTCGCCTACTACGACGCGCTCACCGGGCTGCCCAACCGCCGCCTGCTGACCGACCGGCTGGGCCAGGCGATCCCCCTTGCCGTCCGCCAGCAGCGACCGCTGGCGCTGATGTTCATCGACCTCGACCGCTTCAAGCAGGTGAATGACGTCCATGGCCACGACGTCGGCGACGCGCTGCTGGTCGAGGTCGGTCGCCGCTTCGCCGACTGCCTGCGCACCAGCGACACCGTGGCGCGTACCGGCGGCGACGAGTTCATCGTCCTGCTGCCGGAAATCGCCGACCCCGAACACGCGGCGGCGGTCGCCGGCAAGCTGCTGGCGGCGCTGCGCTCGCCGGTGACCTGCGGCGACGCGAGCTTCGCGGTGTCGGCGTCGATCGGCGTCGCCCTGCTCGCCGCCGGCAGCCGCGACGACAGCTCGGGGCTGATGAAGAAGGCCGACAGCGCGATGTATGCCGCCAAGCAGGCGGGACGGGGCTGCTACCGGATAGACGGCGGATAGTGGTGCGCGCCGCCCCGGACGGCGCGCGGCGGCGGCATATAATCAGCGGCGAACCCTGACCGAGACGCCGCCATGCCGATGACAAGAGCCGCCCCGCCGACGCCGGACCGGACGGGCTTTCCCTCCTTCGCCGAGATCAGCCGCCACTTCGCGCCCGGCTGGTTCGCCGCGGTGATGGGCAGCGGCGTGCTGGCGCTGACCACCCATTCGCTGTCCGGCCGCTGGTCGTGGCTGTCGCCGCTGGCGCTCGGCCTGCACTGGTTCAACGTCGTCCTCTTCGCGCTGCTCGCGGTGCCCTGGCTGCACCGCTGGCTGCGCTTCCGCGACGCGGCGCTGGCGACGCTGAAGCATCCGGTGCAGGCCAGCTTCTACCCGACCTTCGCCATCGCCATGCTGGTCCTCGCCGCGCAGTGGCTGGCGATCGACGGCCGGCTGGCACCGGCGCTCGCCTTCTGGTGGGGCGGCACGGCGCTGGTCTTCCTGTTCAGCTTCGCCGTGCTCTTCCACATGTTCCGCGGCGAGCACGTCGGCCTCGAGCACGTGACGCCGGCGAAGTTCATCCCGGCGGTCGGCCTGGTCGTCATCCCGGTCGCCGGCGGGCCGCTGCTGGAGACGCAGACCGGTGCCGCGCGCGAGCTGGCGCTGCTGGTGAACGTGCTCGGGCTCGGCGCCGGCACGCTGATGTACGTCGGCCTGCTCGGGCTGACGCTGCAGCGCAAGATCCTGGCCAAGCCGGCGGTCGGCCTGCTGGCGCCGACGGCGTGGATCCACCTGGCCCCGCTCGGGGTGATTCCGGTCAGCCTGCTCAACGTGCTCGACC from Azospira restricta includes these protein-coding regions:
- the tdt gene encoding tellurite-resistance/dicarboxylate transporter, with the translated sequence MPMTRAAPPTPDRTGFPSFAEISRHFAPGWFAAVMGSGVLALTTHSLSGRWSWLSPLALGLHWFNVVLFALLAVPWLHRWLRFRDAALATLKHPVQASFYPTFAIAMLVLAAQWLAIDGRLAPALAFWWGGTALVFLFSFAVLFHMFRGEHVGLEHVTPAKFIPAVGLVVIPVAGGPLLETQTGAARELALLVNVLGLGAGTLMYVGLLGLTLQRKILAKPAVGLLAPTAWIHLAPLGVIPVSLLNVLDQLPFAVPHEPFLFLSLLLWGFGVWWLVMAGLLTLAARRAGQLPFALSWWGFIFPLGAFVAASLRLAPLTGIAGIGAVGLGCWLLLVALWALTLVRTLAGVASGSIFQPHT
- a CDS encoding bifunctional diguanylate cyclase/phosphodiesterase, translating into MPRQAAVQTIAPAGEASLCQALIRDMPAMVHSIDAGGVIVDVSQKWLEILGYSRSEVIGRKSVEFLTEESRAYAVENVLPEFFRSGRCVDVPYQVVAKDGRILDVLLSATCVRGADGQVLRSIAMMQDVTARKRAERRLDAAKAYAENLLHTANVLVVELDPQGRVCRLNRALEQLLDCAAADLAGADWFRTVSPPEQYAGIRDRLARMLRTGDGDRFESHLVTPAGGERQVVWRSSPAIEGERVVGTLCVGVDVTEQRRAEARLAVSEQALREAQSVAQIGSWVRDYRSGELHWSDEMFRILGFEPTQARPSMGAFLAAVHPDDRGEVEQAHRQALANHRPCDLRHRLLLPDGTLKYVHQRAEVCFAGGGRPERVVGVLQDVTMTVLQELALQQSEELFRTVADYTYDWEYWQGRQREMLYISPSCERVTGYSQIEFVRDPDLIRRIVHPDDRARFDAHLCEFECAHDLQIEFRIVTKRGEERWISHGCRPVVAKDGRRNGRRVNNRDITELKAAELRAHQLAYYDALTGLPNRRLLTDRLGQAIPLAVRQQRPLALMFIDLDRFKQVNDVHGHDVGDALLVEVGRRFADCLRTSDTVARTGGDEFIVLLPEIADPEHAAAVAGKLLAALRSPVTCGDASFAVSASIGVALLAAGSRDDSSGLMKKADSAMYAAKQAGRGCYRIDGG